A part of Aricia agestis chromosome 13, ilAriAges1.1, whole genome shotgun sequence genomic DNA contains:
- the LOC121732918 gene encoding transmembrane protein 19 isoform X1 has protein sequence MKENNSKEAVSTASPDQNNPLQNNLFSILLVTIAVPILSMSFWTMNLISSKIINSGQGFDEPVVISPLRWLLSCLVPIPFAVYGYKRKSLDFYGALVGLVVGFVMTLSNYCFLTNLIVFFLSSSKATKYGSHLKRKFEEDFKEGGQRTWVQVLCNGGMATQLGILYLLDIGACEIPINFLMDYRASWLSIGVLGTFACCNGDTWASELGTVLSNGDPILITTWKRVPKGTNGGISLIGTIVSTLGGLVIGISHYLTLVYFSDRSMYMYAPPQWPIILFGALGGFLGSLIDSILGATLQYSGIDKDGKIVSHSSLAVKHISGRNILDNHSVNMLSTVIMGLLLPTISKTLWPIK, from the exons ATGAAAGAAAATAATAGTAAGGAAGCGGTTTCTACTGCCTCTCCTGATCAGAATAATCCGTTACAAAATAATCTATTCTCGATACTCCTAGTAACGATCGCCGTGCCGATTTTATCAATGTCTTTTTGGACTATGAACTTGATATCTTCTAAAATAATTAACAGTGGACAAGGATTTGATG aacCAGTAGTTATATCCCCACTGCGATGGTTGTTGTCATGTTTGGTACCAATACCATTTGCAGTTTATGGATACAAAAGGAAGAGCCTCGACTTCTATGGTGCCCTAGTTGGGCTCGTAGTTGGGTTTGTAATGACTCTATCAAATTACTGCTTTCTAACAAACCTGATTGTTTTCTTCCTAAGCTCATCCAAAGCAACTAAATACGGCTCAcacttaaaaagaaaatttgagGAAGATTTTAAAGAAG GTGGACAAAGAACTTGGGTTCAAGTACTCTGCAATGGCGGCATGGCTACTCAACTAGGCATTCTGTACTTATTAGATATAGGAGCTTGTGAAATACCGATTAATTTTCTTATGGATTATAGAGCTTCTTGGCTAAGCATTGGTGTCTTAG gAACCTTTGCTTGCTGTAATGGGGACACATGGGCTTCAGAATTAGGAACAGTACTTAGCAATGGGGATCCCATCTTGATCACAACCTGGAAAAGGGTTCCAAAAGGGACTAATGGAGGGATAAGTCTCATAGGAACCATAGTCAGCACTCTTGGAGGACTTGTTATTGGAATCTCACATTATTTAACCCTTGTCTACTTCTCAGACAGATCTATGTATATGTACGCACCACCACAGTGGCCTATCATACTTTTTGGTGCCCTGGGTGGATTTTTAGGAAGTCTGATAGATTCTATACTGGGTGCAACATTACAATATTCag GCATAGATAAGGATGGAAAAATTGTGTCTCATTCAAGTTTAGCCGTGAAGCACATATCTGGAAGGAATATTTTGGATAATCACAGTGTCAACATGTTATCAACTGTAATAATGGGGTTGCTCCTTCCAACTATAAGTAAAACATTGTGGCCgataaagtga
- the LOC121733202 gene encoding sialin codes for MSSPIDESSILNADIENDVTCSERSLVENERREETTGWIKCRTVLGVMGFLGFANVYAMRVNLSVAIVAMINSTTVPSNDSSLDVCPTSEPSNSTIPPKPGDFNWTPEQQSIILGSFFYGYVLTQVPGGRIAEKFGGKLVYGVGVLLTAIFTILSPIAAFVDFKFFIVVRVLEGLGEGVTYPAMHAMLARWIPPLERSKFAAYVYAGSNIGTAISLPISGWLCTLDFGGGWPLCFYLFGGLGVVWFVAWMFLIYDTPQKHPRICPKEVEFITQSIAPQEEHTASIPWCKFITCLPLWAILIAQCGQSWLFYTQLTELPTYMNNILHYDIVSNSVLAAIPYLTSWISGILISIFADFLLSKGYMSRLTSMKLWNTVAAFVPAFGLLGIAWAGCDRIAVMILLNVTSAFGGAVYAGNQMNHIDLSPQFAGTMYGITNAASNICGFLAPYVTGSIISGQQTLGQWREVFYLGAAIDLGANLFYLFFASTEEQDWSRPEDDDMTASAPVESIFQAES; via the exons ATGTCATCCCCAATAGATGAGAGTTCAATTCTAAATGCTGACATAGAAAATGATGTCACATGTAGCGAAAGAAGCCTAGTTGAAAACGAAAGAA GAGAAGAGACTACAGGATGGATCAAATGTCGGACTGTGCTTGGCGTTATGGGATTCCTCGGCTTTGCCAATGTGTATGCCATGAGAGTGAACCTGTCTGTGGCCATCGTGGCAATGATCAACTCAACAACAGTACCATCAAATGATTCCAGCTTAGATGTATGTCCAACATCTGAACCATCAAATAGCACTATACCACCA AAACCAGGTGATTTCAATTGGACCCCAGAACAACAGAGCATAATTTTAGGTTCTTTCTTTTATGGATATGTGTTAACTCAG gTCCCTGGTGGCAGGATCGCTGAAAAATTTGGGGGGAAATTAGTTTATGGGGTGGGAGTGTTGCTAACAGCTATATTCACAATACTGAGCCCAATTGCGGCATTTGTAGATTTTAAATTCTTCATAGTAGTAAGAGTCTTGGAGGGGCTCGGGGAAGGTGTAACATATCCTGCCATGCACGCTATGCTCGCTCGTTGGATACCACCATTAGAGAGATCTAAGTTTGCTGCATATGTGTATGCAG GTTCAAATATAGGTACAGCTATATCATTACCAATATCAGGGTGGCTGTGTACTCTGGACTTTGGAGGGGGTTGGCCGCTTTGTTTCTACTTGTTCGGAGGATTGGGTGTTGTGTGGTTCGTGGCTTGGATGTTCCTCATATACGACACACCACAGAAACATCCAAGGATATGTCCCAAAGAAGTGGAGTTTATCACACAATCTATAGCACCACAG GAGGAGCATACAGCATCAATACCGTGGTGCAAGTTCATCACATGCCTGCCTCTATGGGCCATCCTCATCGCGCAGTGTGGCCAATCGTGGCTGTTCTACACGCAGctgacagagctaccaacataCATGAATAATATTCTGCACTATGATATTGTGTCG aattctGTATTGGCTGCTATTCCGTATCTGACTTCATGGATATCGGGCATACTGATCAGTATATTTGCTGATTTCCTGCTCTCTAAAGGTTACATGTCACGACTGACCAGCATGAAACTGTGGAATACTGTTG cggCGTTCGTCCCGGCGTTCGGTCTACTGGGTATAGCGTGGGCGGGCTGCGACCGCATCGCCGTCATGATACTGCTCAACGTCACCTCCGCGTTCGGCGGCGCTGTTTACGCGG GTAACCAGATGAACCACATCGACCTGTCGCCGCAGTTCGCGGGCACGATGTACGGCATCACCAACGCCGCCAGCAACATCTGCGGCTTCCTCGCGCCCTACGTCACCGGCAGCATCATCAGCGGACAG caAACCTTGGGCCAGTGGCGTGAGGTGTTCTATTTGGGAGCGGCCATTGACTTGGGAGCTAACCTGTTCTATTTGTTCTTCGCAAGCACGGAGGAACAG GACTGGTCGCGGCCGGAAGACGACGACATGACAGCCTCAGCGCCGGTGGAGAGCATATTCCAGGCGGAGTCTTAG
- the LOC121732918 gene encoding transmembrane protein 19 isoform X2 has protein sequence MKENNSKEAVSTASPDQNNPLQNNLFSILLVTIAVPILSMSFWTMNLISSKIINSGQGFDEPVVISPLRWLLSCLVPIPFAVYGYKRKSLDFYGALVGLVVGFVMTLSNYCFLTNLIVFFLSSSKATKYGSHLKRKFEEDFKEGGQRTWVQVLCNGGMATQLGILYLLDIGACEIPINFLMDYRASWLSIGVLGTFACCNGDTWASELGTVLSNGDPILITTWKRVPKGTNGGISLIGTIVSTLGGLVIGISHYLTLVYFSDRSMYMYAPPQWPIILFGALGGFLGSLIDSILGATLQYSGIDKDGKIVSHSSLAVKHISGRNILDNHSVNMLSTVIMGLLLPTISKTLWPIK, from the exons ATGAAAGAAAATAATAGTAAGGAAGCGGTTTCTACTGCCTCTCCTGATCAGAATAATCCGTTACAAAATAATCTATTCTCGATACTCCTAGTAACGATCGCCGTGCCGATTTTATCAATGTCTTTTTGGACTATGAACTTGATATCTTCTAAAATAATTAACAGTGGACAAGGATTTGATG aacCAGTAGTTATATCCCCACTGCGATGGTTGTTGTCATGTTTGGTACCAATACCATTTGCAGTTTATGGATACAAAAGGAAGAGCCTCGACTTCTATGGTGCCCTAGTTGGGCTCGTAGTTGGGTTTGTAATGACTCTATCAAATTACTGCTTTCTAACAAACCTGATTGTTTTCTTCCTAAGCTCATCCAAAGCAACTAAATACGGCTCAcacttaaaaagaaaatttgagGAAGATTTTAAAGAAG GTGGACAAAGAACTTGGGTTCAAGTACTCTGCAATGGCGGCATGGCTACTCAACTAGGCATTCTGTACTTATTAGATATAGGAGCTTGTGAAATACCGATTAATTTTCTTATGGATTATAGAGCTTCTTGGCTAAGCATTGGTGTCTTAG gAACCTTTGCTTGCTGTAATGGGGACACATGGGCTTCAGAATTAGGAACAGTACTTAGCAATGGGGATCCCATCTTGATCACAACCTGGAAAAGGGTTCCAAAAGGGACTAATGGAGGGATAAGTCTCATAGGAACCATAGTCAGCACTCTTGGAGGACTTGTTATTGGAATCTCACATTATTTAACCCTTGTCTACTTCTCAGACAGATCTATGTATATGTACGCACCACCACAGTGGCCTATCATACTTTTTGGTGCCCTGGGTGGATTTTTAGGAAGTCTGATAGATTCTATACTGGGTGCAACATTACAATA TTCAGGCATAGATAAGGATGGAAAAATTGTGTCTCATTCAAGTTTAGCCGTGAAGCACATATCTGGAAGGAATATTTTGGATAATCACAGTGTCAACATGTTATCAACTGTAATAATGGGGTTGCTCCTTCCAACTATAAGTAAAACATTGTGGCCgataaagtga